A window of the Gossypium hirsutum isolate 1008001.06 chromosome A03, Gossypium_hirsutum_v2.1, whole genome shotgun sequence genome harbors these coding sequences:
- the LOC121217790 gene encoding LOW QUALITY PROTEIN: chaperone protein ClpB1 (The sequence of the model RefSeq protein was modified relative to this genomic sequence to represent the inferred CDS: deleted 1 base in 1 codon), which produces MNESLGVHSKHVKISSIIRIHVRKRRKNLTFQPFNEPTLYMNSVTGGQGYTVDYKNIVIILTSNLRVKHLLLGLSRKCTIQVARNQVMQEIRRHFKLDLLNKLDEVIVFNPLSHEQLRKVSRLQIKDVASCLAKRGIALVVVDLALDYILAEIYDLVIYCARLIRRLLEKKVLTELSRMLVNEEIDVNSTVYINALNRSESVYRIENNRGLVNAKTGQKMDVLI; this is translated from the exons ATGAATGAGTCCCTTGGTGTTCATTCAAAACATGTGAAGATTTCTTCCATCATAAGAATACATGTACGGAAAAGGAGGAAGAACTTGACCTTTCAACCATTCAATGAACCTACACTATACATGAAT TCAGTTACCGGTGGCCAGGGCTACACTGTAGATTACAAAAATATTGTGATCATCCTGACATCAAACCTTAGAGTCAAACATCTTCTTTTAGGACTTAGCAGGAAATGTACAATACAAGTTGCTCGCAATCAAGTCATGCAAGAG ATAAGGCGACACTTTAAACTAGATTTGCTTAACAAGCTCGATGAGGTCATCGTTTTCAACCCTCTATCACATGAGCAATTGAGGAAAGTTTCTAGATTGCAAATA AAGGATGTTGCAAGCTGCCTTGCTAAAAGGGGTATTGCATTGGTTGTAGTAGATTTAGCATTGGACTATATTCTTGCTGAGATTTATGATCTAGTAA TTTATTGTGCAAGACTTATTAGGAGATTGCTTGAGAAGAAAGTTTTGACCGAGTTATCAAGGATGCTTGTGAATGAAGAAATTGATGTGAACTCGACAGTTTACATTAATGCTCTGAATAGAAGTGAGTCAGTGTATCGGATTGAGAATAATAGAGGGTTAGTCAATGCAAAGACTGGGCAAAAAATGGATGTATTGATCTGA
- the LOC107886000 gene encoding very-long-chain 3-oxoacyl-CoA reductase 1, with product MEACFFDTLKAQPFWVIFLFTLGSLSLFKFSFVFLKWVWINFLRPGKNLKKYGSWGLITGPTDGIGKGFAFQLARKGLNLVLVGRNPDKLKDVSDSILAKNAKIQIKTVVVDFTGDLDEGVKKIKETIEGLDVGVLINNVGISYPYARFFHEVDEELLMNLIKVNVEGTTKVTQAVLPGMVKRKKGAIVNIGSGAAIVIPSDPLYAVYAATKAYIDQFSRCLYVEYKNRGIDVQCQVPLYVATKMASIKRSSFFVPSTDGYARAAMQWIGYEPHCTPYWPHSILWGLAYSLPESVVDAWRLRFCLGIRKRGQMKDSRKKE from the exons ATGGAAGCCTGCTTCTTCGATACTCTCAAGGCTCAACCTTTCTGGGTTATTTTCCTTTTCACTTTGGGTTCTTTATCACTCTTtaagttttcatttgtttttctgAAATGGGTCTGGATCAATTTTCTTAGACCTGGTAAGAATCTCAAAAAATATGGCTCCTGGGGTCTTATTACTGGACCAACTGATGGTATCGGCAAAGGATTTGCCTTTCAGCTGGCTAGGAAAGGGCTTAATCTTGTCTTGGTGGGCCGTAATCCTGATAAACTCAAAGACGTTTCCGATTCAATCTTGGCCAAGAATGCCAAGATTCAGATCAAGACAGTTGTTGTGGACTTCACTGGCGATCTTGATGAAGGCGTGAAGAAGATAAAAGAAACTATTGAAGGACTGGATGTGGGGGTTTTGATTAACAATGTTGGGATTTCATATCCTTATGCCAGGTTCTTCCACGAGGTTGATGAGGAGCtgttgatgaatttgattaaggTTAATGTTGAAGGTACCACAAAGGTAACTCAAGCTGTTTTGCCTGGGATGGTGAAGAGAAAGAAAGGCGCAATTGTGAACATTGGGTCTGGTGCTGCCATTGTCATCCCTTCTGATCCACTTTATGCTGTTTATGCTGCTACAAAGGC GTATATTGATCAATTCTCTAGGTGCCTTTATGTTGAATACAAGAACCGTGGGATTGATGTTCAGTGTCAG GTTCCATTATATGTGGCAACAAAAATGGCATCAATCAAAAGATCGTCTTTCTTTGTTCCATCAACAGACGGATATGCTCGTGCAGCAATGCAGTGGATAGGCTATGAACCTCATTGCACACCCTACTGGCCCCATTCCATCCTTTGGGGCTTAGCTTATTCACTGCCAGAGAGTGTGGTTGATGCATGGCGTTTGCGCTTTTGTCTTGGCATTCGAAAGAGGGGGCAAATGAAAGATTCTAGGAAGAAGGAATGA